A window of Papaver somniferum cultivar HN1 unplaced genomic scaffold, ASM357369v1 unplaced-scaffold_104, whole genome shotgun sequence contains these coding sequences:
- the LOC113327584 gene encoding uncharacterized protein LOC113327584 has protein sequence MGEKSVGDSNHPKFTFAELVMGKHNKKQVSTTVDIGSLPNPTTRDGKPAVVIPQDYYEEGCQIWRFSLIGRLDLKGVKLIDVKKNLEQQWGLGEAGVQFIPMNRGFFIIKLLTQDDKDKVFKDGNKNPWIVNDQPLRLIEWYPGFDADKQCTSHSTVWVKFPSLPVEMWVEKTLLALGKSLGTPIVVDKRTLNHEYGHYASVLIDIDFAKHDTDSVYVEVDGRHFLQPIEILKQPKFCSKCKIVGHLDKECRKKHAVNALHAAHARTDVEKMLVPHRSSWVVFFSTVR, from the coding sequence ATGGGAGAAAAATCTGTGGGTGATTCTAATCATCCTAAGTTCACGTTTGCTGAATTGGTGATGGGAAAACATAACAAAAAacaagtttcaacaactgttgaTATAGGCTCTTTACCAAACCCTACTACCAGAGATGGAAAACCGGCTGTTGTTATTCCTCAAGACTATTATGAAGAAGGCTGTCAAATATGGAGATTTAGCCTTATTGGAAGATTAGATCTCAAAGGTGTGAAGCTCATTGATGTTAAAAAAAATCTGGAACAGCAATGGGGTTTGGGAGAAGCTGGGGTTCAGTTTATCCCTATGAACCGTGGTTTCTTCATTATAAAACTATTAACTCAAGATGACAAAGACAAAGTTTTCAAGGATGGCAACAAAAATCCATGGATTGTTAATGATCAGCCTCTTCGTTTGATTGAATGGTATCCAGGGTTTGACGCAGACAAGCAATGTACTTCTCATTCAACGGTTTGGGTGAAGTTTCCTAGCCTGCCCGTGGAGATGTGGGTAGAAAAAACGCTTTTAGCTTTAGGGAAATCTCTTGGAACACCCATTGTGGTAGATAAGAGAACCCTAAATCATGAATATGGTCATTATGCATCTGTTTTGATTGATATAGATTTTGCTAAACATGATACTGATTCAGTTTATGTTGAAGTTGATGGTCGACACTTTCTGCAACCTATTGAAATTCTAAAACAACCTAAGTTTTGCTCCAAGTGCAAGATTGTTGGGCACTTAGATAAAGAATGTAGGAAGAAGCATGCAGTTAATGCATTACATGCAGCTCATGCACGTACAGACGTCGAAAAAATGCTGGTTCCTCATCGCAGCAGCTGGGTGGTTTTCTTctctacagttagatag